The Impatiens glandulifera chromosome 3, dImpGla2.1, whole genome shotgun sequence genome contains a region encoding:
- the LOC124930419 gene encoding flavonoid 3'-monooxygenase CYP75B137-like: MTLLSFFIFILSLIWCTSLLHKKFSRNAQKKPSLSLPPGPMGLPIFGNLPFLNSELHSYFTALAKTYGPIFSLRLGNKIAVVISTSSVAQEVLKDQDIIFANRDVPIAGKVAFYGGSDILWSPYGPEWRMLRKISVQEMLTKSKVDSFYDIRQREVRKMINRLWVRRMSLVNVGEEMFMTMLNSISTILWGECGNEMRERNLGIEFRLFVEELTMLMGVPNISDFIPSLSYLDLQGIEKKMKILVNKFDTVFELMINERMRKDDNNEKKDFLQGLLNLRKGGGDTKIPLTTSHLKSLLLDMILAGTGTTTNTMEFMLSEMMNDPQIMKKAQQELEVVVGPNNIVEESHMHKLPYLYAVMKETFRLHPPVPLLVPHCPSETCTIGGYTILKGTRVFINAWAIHRDPSLWENPLKFDPERFMKSKLDYSGNDFNYLPFGSGRRICPGIEIAEIMFLYLMASLIHSFEWKLSEGEKLDLEEKFALILKKKKALMTIPTPKLLSQALYE; encoded by the exons ATGACattattaagttttttcattttcatcctCAGCTTGATATGGTGCACATCACTTCTACATAAAAAGTTCTCAAGAAATGCTCAAAAGAAACCATCTTTGTCGCTGCCTCCAGGACCGATGGGGTTACCCATTTTTGGAAACCTCCCTTTCCTAAATTCCGAGCTTCACTCTTACTTCACTGCCTTGGCCAAGACCTATGGCCCAATCTTCTCCCTCCGACTTGGAAACAAGATAGCAGTAGTCATCTCCACTTCCTCGGTGGCACAAGAAGTTCTCAAAGATCAAGACATCATCTTTGCCAACCGAGACGTCCCTATTGCTGGTAAAGTTGCGTTCTATGGAGGTTCTGACATTTTGTGGAGCCCTTACGGACCTGAATGGAGGATGCTAAGGAAAATAAGCGTCCAAGAGATGCTTACCAAATCGAAGGTGGATTCATTCTATGATATCCGGCAGAGGGAGGTTCGAAAGATGATCAATAGACTTTGGGTCCGGAGGATGTCGCTGGTGAATGTTGGGGAAGAGATGTTCATGACGATGTTGAACTCAATAAGCACCATATTATGGGGAGAATGTGGAAATGAGATGAGGGAAAGGAATCTAGGCATTGAGTTCCGTCTCTTTGTGGAAGAATTGACGATGCTAATGGGAGTACCAAATATATCAGATTTCATTCCAAGTCTATCTTATTTGGATTTGCAAGGTATAGAGAAAAAGATGAAGATATTGGTGAATAAATTTGACACAGTTTTTGAATTGATGATAAATGAACGAATGAGAAAGGATGATAATAATGAGAAGAAAGATTTTCTGCAAGGTCTATTGAATTTGAGGAAGGGAGGAGGGGATACTAAAATTCCTTTAACCACATCTCATCTTAAATCGCTTTTACTG GATATGATTCTCGCAGGGACGGGTACAACAACAAACACAATGGAATTCATGTTGTCTGAGATGATGAACGATCCCCAAATAATGAAGAAAGCACAACAAGAATTAGAAGTTGTGGTAGGTCCAAACAATATAGTTGAGGAATCACATATGCACAAATTACCTTATTTGTATGCAGTCATGAAAGAGACATTCCGGTTACACCCTCCCGTGCCCCTTCTCGTACCACACTGCCCTAGTGAGACTTGCACCATCGGTGGGTACACCATCCTCAAGGGCACTCGTGTTTTCATTAATGCTTGGGCCATACATCGAGACCCTTCTCTTTGGGAGAATCCACTCAAGTTTGATCCTGAAAGGTTTATGAAGTCTAAGTTGGATTACAGTGGAAATGACTTTAACTACCTACCATTTGGCTCCGGTAGAAGAATATGTCCGGGCATTGAAATAGccgaaataatgtttttatatttgatgGCCTCACTAATCCACTCTTTCGAGTGGAAATTGTCTGAAGGAGAGAAGTTGGACTTAGAAGAGAAGTTTGCTCTTATactaaagaagaaaaaggctCTTATGACAATACCAACACCTAAGCTTTTGAGTCAAGCTTTATATGAGTAG